From one Triticum aestivum cultivar Chinese Spring chromosome 4B, IWGSC CS RefSeq v2.1, whole genome shotgun sequence genomic stretch:
- the LOC123092055 gene encoding DNA-directed RNA polymerase I subunit rpa49 — MASHETNPSPATSFKKKKRYSKKRKAIEVTVDASFHGAAAPVVGYFPTGYDPLAAAEPPRARLFCHEKHHNRVELVVGAPGGGPDFVGRSYAGEAAAPQLCGYALGVLDKATGTLKIVPISSNKILRLEPHFEVQQPAHSQQSAAEAGSSVADTELNRQDLTQAYGTKKDKDKDNKWKSLKEQRNDPSAYLDLDLGESKTTADATDSQASVEVRNIPPYDPAADTSEKAYLFDEIIPKNIRPHLLDIVGHFESGEFGLKGYGSFVSNRVNKLQELQGEDQERLAWILSYITHLLSLLARNSSMSKQKRKEKDQTIRGPMIPQAVHRKLLLVFTEPGSSSLSTEKHELLVNYILVLTLFADDFRSEPTDICADLKMNRQMLKPYYDQLGCKSVSTGAFKPFFMTLPAPLKFPQQVTRRRRRK; from the exons ATGGCGAGCCACGAAACGAACCCGTCCCCTGCCACctccttcaagaagaagaagaggtactCCAAGAAGCGCAAGGCCATCGAAGTCACTGTAGATGCCTCCTTTCatggcgccgccgcccccgtcgtcgGCTACTTCCCGACGGGCTACGACCCCCTTGCGGCCGCAGAGCCCCCACGTGCGCGGTTGTTCTGCCACGAGAAGCACCATAACCGCGTCGAGCTAGTGGTCGGCGCCCCTGGTGGAGGCCCCGACTTCGTCggccggagctacgccggcgaggCCGCTGCGCCGCAGCTCTGCGGCTACGCCCTCGGCGTCCTCGACAAGGCCACTGGCACCCTTAAGATTGTCCCCATCTCCTCCAACAAG ATTTTGAGGCTAGAGCCACACTTTGAAGTGCAGCAACCGGCTCATTCACAACAGTCAGCAGCAGAAGCAGGTTCTTCTGTAGCAGATACTGAATTGAACAGGCAAGATCTTACCCAGGCTTATGGGACCAAGAAAGATAAGGATAAG GATAATAAGTGGAAGTCACTAAAAGAACAAAGGAATGACCCTTCTGCTTATTTGGACCTTGATCTCGGAGAGTCCAAGACCACTGCAGATGCCACTGATAGTCAGGCATCAGTGGAAGTTCGCAACATTCCACCTTATGATCCTGCTGCAGATACATCTGAAAAGGCATATCTTTTTGATGAGATCATTCCAAAAAATATACGACCACACCTTCTAGATATTGTGGGACACTTTGAATCGGGAGAATTTGGTTTGAAAGGCTATGGGAGTTTTGTCTCGAATCGTGTGAATAAGTTACAGGAGCTTCAG GGTGAAGATCAGGAAAGGCTTGCTTGGATACTATCCTATATCACACATCTCCTGTCGTTGTTGGCGCGCAACAGCTCCATGTccaagcagaaaagaaaagaaaaagaccaGACCATCCGTGGACCAATGATCCCACAGGCGGTGCACCGCAAGCTGTTGCTGGTGTTCACGGAGCCAGGGTCTTCTTCCTTGTCGACAGAGAAGCACGAGCTTCTGGTCAATTACATTTTAGTACTCACACTTTTTGCTGAtgacttcagatctgaacctacgGATATATGTGCGGACTTGAAAATGAACCGCCAGATGCTTAAACCATATTATGACCAGCTGGGATGCAAGTCCGTGTCAACAGGTGCTTTTAAACCATTTTTTATGACGC